CGATGGCGGGCCTGTACGAGTTGTGGAAGTCGCCCGAGGACGAGTGGGTGTGGACCTGCACCGTCATCACCACGAACGCGCCGGACGACCTCGGCCGCATCCACGACAGGATGCCGATGGTCGTCGAACCGGACCGGTGGGACGCCTGGCTCGACCCTTCGCTCACCGACACCGAGCAGGTGCGCGGCCTCCTCGTTCCCGCGATGGCCGGGACAATGGACGCCTATCCCGTGTCGAAGGCCGTCAACAGCGTGCGGAACAACGGCCCGGAGCTTATAGAACCGGCAAATTCCGGGGATGGTTCCGGCGACCATTCCGAGGGGCTGTTCTGACACGGGGGCCGATCCGGCCGGTTCGGCGCCATTCCCCTCGGAGACGGCCCCGGCCGCGGCAATTCAGCCGCGGCCTGAGTGACGGCGCCATCGCGTGGCCGTGTGACGGCACGACGGCGTGACGCGCCGGCTAGCGCAGCCGGGCGCTGGCCAGAAGGTGGATGCCGAGCGACTCGTCGGTCTGGCGTGCGCCCATCTCCGTGCGGACGAGGCGCTGCAGCGCCCGCGGGGACTCGCCGAGGACGTGCTCGACGGTCGAGGGGGACAGCACCGTGCGCGGCCGTATCCACTCGACCTCCAGGCCGGCGTCGGCGAGCAGTTCGCGGAGCTGGTGGGAGGAGAACGAGCGGGTGATCGTGCCGTCCGGCCACGGGACGAGGACGACCTCGGCGCTCGGGACGTCCGACAGGTGCGCCCAGTAGTTGCGCTCGGCCAGCAGCGCCATGCCGAGGGTGAGGGAGTCGACGCACAGCAGGACCCGGCCGCCGGGGCGCAGCACGCGGGCGATCTCGGTGATCGTGGCCTCGGTGGCGAGGTGCCGCGACAGCACGCGGTTCTCGGCGACCACGGCGTCCACGCAGCCGTCGGCGAGGTAGGACAGGGTGCCGGAGTCGGCGACCAGCGGGACCGTCGGGGC
The sequence above is a segment of the Actinomadura coerulea genome. Coding sequences within it:
- a CDS encoding class I SAM-dependent methyltransferase, with translation MHSVPSARPSEPTIASLRDTSGDGSGDSLARYWTFYEAVADAQLTRWLPRRPSRVLDISGGQGHSAARAAAAGHTVLEVRDPERRGRPAQGRPGGAGRTAPTVPLVADSGTLSYLADGCVDAVVAENRVLSRHLATEATITEIARVLRPGGRVLLCVDSLTLGMALLAERNYWAHLSDVPSAEVVLVPWPDGTITRSFSSHQLRELLADAGLEVEWIRPRTVLSPSTVEHVLGESPRALQRLVRTEMGARQTDESLGIHLLASARLR